A portion of the Pokkaliibacter sp. MBI-7 genome contains these proteins:
- the ssb gene encoding single-stranded DNA-binding protein, with protein MARGVNKVTLIGNLGADPEVRYMPNGTAVTNITLATSESWKDKQSGQVQERTEWHRVVFFARLAEVVGQYARKGSKLYVEGKLQTRKWQDQSGQDRYTTEIVVDMRGSMQLLDNRSDNGQRAGQGGSAPNAPGRQGGVPQQPYQQPASPAPDYSGYPQNNFDDFDDDIPF; from the coding sequence GGCGTTAACAAAGTTACCCTGATTGGCAATCTGGGCGCGGACCCCGAAGTCCGCTACATGCCCAACGGCACTGCCGTAACCAACATTACCCTGGCAACCAGCGAAAGCTGGAAAGACAAACAGTCCGGCCAAGTACAAGAACGAACGGAGTGGCACCGTGTGGTGTTCTTCGCCCGTCTGGCTGAAGTGGTCGGTCAGTATGCACGCAAGGGCTCCAAGCTGTACGTGGAAGGCAAACTGCAGACTCGTAAGTGGCAGGACCAAAGTGGTCAGGATCGCTACACCACCGAGATCGTCGTGGACATGCGCGGCTCGATGCAGCTGCTGGACAACCGTTCCGACAACGGTCAGAGAGCAGGCCAGGGTGGAAGTGCGCCGAATGCCCCCGGTCGCCAGGGAGGAGTCCCACAGCAACCCTACCAGCAACCCGCCTCACCTGCGCCCGATTACTCCGGTTACCCACAGAACAACTTTGACGACTTTGATGATGACATTCCATTTTAG
- a CDS encoding STY4534 family ICE replication protein — protein sequence MTTQNASQFFDLHTSGIGYINRIRLVEPKKGEPFWACSIAALRGDTNNVEYTYFDVRVSGTEAARLIARCQQAVEAGSKMLISFKIGDIYPDVFTYASGDRKGETGVSLKGRLLMIRWIKKDGEMIYQMPKADDASGAPADTAGTPGANAA from the coding sequence ATGACTACTCAAAACGCTTCTCAGTTTTTCGATTTACACACTTCTGGCATTGGCTATATCAACCGCATTCGCCTGGTTGAGCCAAAAAAAGGAGAGCCCTTCTGGGCCTGTTCTATCGCCGCCTTGCGGGGTGATACGAACAATGTGGAATACACCTATTTCGATGTCCGCGTGTCGGGCACCGAAGCGGCGCGTTTGATCGCTCGGTGTCAACAAGCGGTGGAGGCTGGCAGCAAGATGCTGATCAGTTTCAAGATCGGTGACATCTACCCTGACGTATTCACCTATGCATCCGGTGATCGTAAGGGTGAAACAGGTGTCAGTCTGAAAGGCCGTCTGCTCATGATTCGTTGGATCAAGAAAGATGGCGAAATGATTTACCAGATGCCTAAAGCGGACGACGCGAGCGGTGCTCCTGCTGATACAGCAGGCACACCCGGTGCTAACGCGGCATAA
- a CDS encoding DNA topoisomerase III — MQLILCEKPSQAKEIAALVGASKRGEGCLLGNGVIVTWCIGHLLRMAEPDEINPNWKEWRLEQLPMIPGEWSMRVDADKAKQFKAIKSLLTQATSVVIATDAGREGEMIAREIIEHCNWRKGPVHRLWASSQDEATLRKALASLLPGASKEPLYWSALARSRADYIVGMNMTRLYSLLAKQQGYQGVLSVGRVQTPTLALVVARDREIARFVSKPFFEVVITADGGHGRTFAAQWLPVAQVADEEGRCINGPIAQQLAARLRGQAAQVASVEVKRMREQPPLPFSLSALQQICDRKFGFGVQQTLDIAQSLYEKHKATTYPRSDCRYLPVAMLEEVKPVLQALAQSDPSLGPLVMQLDSRLRSAAWNDEKVNASDHHAIIPTMGVIDLSAMTEDERRVYELIRLHYLMQFMPAHEYDRTEVMLVALGQQFKAVGKVIAVTGWRALMAKSSAAESDEAEDSDAGGQELPPLEQGQVCPVTDAQVVEKKTTPPKFFTQGTLIAAMKGIARYVADPRLKAKLSETSGIGTEATRAAIIEGLIKRGFLLSSKRSVKTTEAAQSLIDALPQPLTDPGTTALWEQALSAIERGELTLDQFVATQAQWITHLVHEAKQAGRGALQIAATPTQACPLCSAPMRKRSGANGPFWGCTRWPDCKGVVDGGGKKKRARKRVEGTA, encoded by the coding sequence ATGCAGCTGATTTTGTGTGAGAAGCCCAGTCAAGCAAAAGAGATCGCCGCACTCGTTGGCGCAAGCAAGCGCGGTGAGGGGTGTTTGCTGGGGAATGGCGTCATAGTGACCTGGTGTATAGGCCACTTACTGCGGATGGCGGAACCCGACGAGATTAACCCAAATTGGAAAGAATGGCGCCTGGAGCAGCTACCCATGATCCCGGGCGAGTGGTCCATGCGGGTGGACGCTGACAAGGCAAAGCAATTCAAAGCGATTAAGTCTCTGTTAACTCAAGCCACCTCAGTAGTGATTGCGACAGATGCGGGGCGTGAGGGGGAGATGATCGCCCGTGAGATCATTGAGCACTGCAACTGGCGCAAAGGCCCTGTGCATCGGTTGTGGGCTTCTTCTCAAGATGAGGCTACGTTGCGCAAAGCGCTGGCATCACTGTTGCCCGGTGCCTCCAAGGAGCCCCTGTACTGGTCGGCATTGGCCCGATCACGAGCCGACTATATCGTCGGTATGAACATGACCCGCCTGTACTCGCTGCTGGCAAAGCAGCAGGGTTATCAGGGGGTGCTATCAGTCGGGCGTGTGCAGACGCCTACGCTGGCACTGGTGGTCGCGCGGGATCGGGAGATCGCCCGCTTTGTATCAAAGCCGTTTTTTGAGGTTGTGATCACGGCAGACGGAGGCCATGGCCGCACCTTTGCCGCGCAGTGGTTACCCGTGGCCCAGGTGGCAGATGAGGAGGGCCGCTGTATTAACGGCCCGATTGCGCAGCAACTGGCTGCCCGACTCCGGGGGCAGGCGGCACAGGTCGCTTCTGTGGAGGTAAAGCGAATGCGGGAGCAGCCTCCCCTGCCCTTTAGCCTGAGTGCCTTGCAGCAGATCTGTGATCGTAAATTCGGGTTCGGCGTTCAGCAGACACTGGATATCGCTCAGTCGCTGTATGAGAAACATAAAGCCACCACCTATCCACGCAGTGATTGCCGTTATCTGCCGGTGGCGATGCTTGAGGAAGTAAAACCCGTCCTGCAGGCACTGGCTCAGTCTGATCCGTCCCTAGGGCCACTGGTGATGCAGCTGGACAGTCGGCTGCGGTCAGCTGCCTGGAATGATGAGAAGGTGAATGCCTCAGACCACCACGCCATTATTCCGACGATGGGAGTGATTGATCTGTCAGCGATGACCGAGGACGAGCGCCGGGTGTATGAACTGATTCGTCTTCATTACCTGATGCAGTTTATGCCTGCTCACGAGTATGACCGGACTGAGGTGATGCTGGTCGCGCTGGGGCAGCAGTTTAAGGCTGTGGGCAAAGTGATCGCCGTTACCGGATGGCGGGCGCTGATGGCAAAGTCTTCTGCGGCGGAGTCTGATGAGGCTGAGGATAGCGATGCCGGTGGGCAGGAGTTGCCGCCGTTGGAGCAAGGACAAGTTTGCCCGGTCACCGATGCCCAAGTCGTGGAGAAGAAGACCACGCCGCCCAAATTTTTTACTCAGGGAACGCTGATTGCCGCGATGAAAGGCATTGCGCGTTATGTGGCGGATCCACGCCTGAAGGCCAAGTTGAGCGAGACGTCTGGCATCGGTACCGAAGCCACCCGGGCGGCCATTATCGAGGGGCTGATCAAACGGGGGTTTCTGTTGAGCAGTAAGCGGTCGGTCAAAACCACCGAAGCAGCACAGTCGCTGATTGATGCTCTGCCCCAGCCGCTCACTGATCCCGGGACCACGGCACTGTGGGAGCAGGCGCTGTCTGCCATTGAGCGGGGTGAGCTGACACTTGATCAGTTTGTGGCGACTCAGGCGCAATGGATCACTCATCTTGTTCATGAAGCCAAGCAGGCTGGTCGCGGGGCGTTACAGATTGCCGCTACTCCAACACAAGCCTGTCCGCTGTGTTCTGCGCCCATGCGCAAGCGCAGTGGCGCCAATGGCCCGTTTTGGGGCTGTACTCGATGGCCTGACTGTAAGGGGGTAGTCGATGGTGGCGGCAAGAAGAAGCGGGCACGCAAGAGGGTGGAGGGCACGGCATGA
- a CDS encoding DUF3158 family protein codes for MIRVYTPANDVSPELLSQAANVPSLKGLFPFKGKGRIALLGVQAEESREGLLVLGRYIVRQSEELNYVWQLGAILRLQRAGSGATFLRWRLPDHQAGQSGVPLWASVMQKQVDASVRRSLLAMEQDRVAFNLQMSICSTLIRQATDGLTKMESAENVWSEERV; via the coding sequence GTGATTCGCGTCTACACCCCCGCAAACGATGTCTCCCCAGAGCTGCTGTCACAGGCCGCAAACGTTCCCTCCCTAAAAGGCCTTTTTCCTTTTAAGGGTAAGGGGAGAATCGCGCTATTGGGTGTGCAGGCCGAGGAGTCCCGTGAGGGGCTCCTGGTCCTGGGTCGGTATATCGTCCGGCAGTCGGAGGAGTTGAACTATGTCTGGCAGCTCGGTGCGATTCTACGACTGCAGCGGGCAGGATCTGGGGCAACTTTTCTGCGCTGGCGTTTGCCGGATCACCAAGCTGGGCAGAGTGGCGTACCGTTGTGGGCGTCGGTCATGCAAAAACAGGTCGATGCCAGCGTGCGTCGGTCACTGCTGGCTATGGAGCAGGATCGTGTGGCGTTCAATCTGCAGATGAGTATCTGCAGCACGCTGATCCGGCAGGCTACCGATGGGCTGACGAAGATGGAGTCGGCAGAAAACGTGTGGAGTGAGGAGCGGGTATGA
- the radC gene encoding DNA repair protein RadC — MSFSLSAEERAIIDQAKAILMGSLREPGASIHATDAARDYLWLQLAAHEREVFAVLFLDTRHRVISYDELFFGSLDKTRVYPREVIKLALQRNAAAVIFAHNHPSGDPAPSEADIAITQSLKTALALVDICLLDHIVIGREAVSSMAELELF; from the coding sequence ATGAGTTTCTCTCTCAGTGCGGAAGAACGCGCCATTATCGATCAAGCAAAGGCGATTCTCATGGGGTCTCTACGAGAGCCAGGCGCTTCGATTCATGCGACGGACGCCGCACGCGATTATCTGTGGCTGCAGCTGGCCGCTCATGAGCGTGAGGTGTTTGCAGTGTTGTTTCTTGATACCCGACACAGGGTCATCAGTTACGACGAGCTGTTTTTCGGCAGCCTCGATAAAACGCGGGTGTACCCACGTGAAGTGATCAAGCTGGCTCTGCAACGCAATGCCGCGGCAGTCATCTTTGCTCACAATCACCCTAGCGGAGACCCCGCACCCAGTGAAGCCGATATCGCCATCACCCAGAGCCTCAAAACGGCGCTGGCACTGGTGGATATATGTCTACTCGATCATATCGTCATAGGCCGAGAAGCCGTCTCGTCGATGGCTGAACTCGAACTGTTTTAA
- a CDS encoding PFL_4669 family integrating conjugative element protein, whose amino-acid sequence MSDSAISVTAPQLGALRSTITIQLHTFHACRLWEGVNINDDNHADESNGRPFNRPGMRVFMSNMHQTTVASGMYDPYADKHMLDIEQAIAKARQTLLEQKQTISAVLSQVPSSISMTDNLSVSPRQFPVISATPLAFQGSYLVSDFDELIRSILLASHVGLIGNVDKKLLIRDAARVVRSVFDKSRRYRFTGLTRADYVLGGAKVLAAIERNGELPAGILDGTLRSQFSPPLPKAQLDAMNEALATRAGLAAGRPPINTVTDAVSATEALDEAGEEVTGAVINGATKMTGAGVSDIEAEA is encoded by the coding sequence ATGTCTGATTCTGCTATTTCCGTAACCGCCCCCCAGCTGGGGGCGCTGCGCTCGACCATCACTATCCAGCTGCATACTTTCCACGCTTGCCGGCTGTGGGAAGGCGTCAACATCAACGACGACAACCATGCCGATGAGTCCAATGGGCGTCCGTTCAATCGCCCCGGCATGCGCGTGTTCATGTCCAATATGCACCAGACCACAGTCGCGTCAGGGATGTACGATCCCTATGCCGACAAGCACATGCTGGACATCGAGCAAGCCATCGCCAAAGCCCGTCAGACCCTGCTTGAGCAGAAACAAACCATCAGCGCGGTGTTGAGCCAGGTGCCGTCATCGATCTCCATGACGGACAACCTGTCGGTCAGTCCACGGCAGTTCCCGGTCATTAGCGCCACGCCACTGGCGTTCCAGGGCAGCTACCTGGTATCGGATTTTGACGAGCTGATCCGGTCGATATTGCTGGCCAGCCATGTGGGGCTGATCGGTAATGTGGATAAGAAGCTCTTAATCAGAGATGCAGCCCGGGTGGTCCGCAGTGTGTTTGATAAGTCTCGCCGCTATCGCTTTACCGGGCTGACCCGTGCCGACTATGTGCTTGGTGGCGCCAAGGTGCTGGCCGCCATCGAGCGCAACGGGGAGTTGCCGGCAGGTATTCTGGATGGAACCCTGCGCTCACAGTTCTCCCCTCCTCTGCCCAAGGCCCAGCTGGATGCCATGAATGAGGCGCTGGCCACGCGGGCAGGTCTGGCCGCCGGACGCCCCCCGATCAACACAGTGACTGACGCAGTATCTGCTACCGAAGCGCTGGACGAGGCGGGAGAGGAAGTGACTGGGGCAGTGATCAATGGTGCTACGAAGATGACTGGGGCAGGGGTATCTGACATCGAGGCCGAGGCGTGA